The Methanothrix sp. sequence TCACAATATCCACAGATGACAGGGACATAGATACGATCGTCGACTATGTTTTCATGATAGGCAGGGACGCACCTGTTATTGAGCTGGAGGCTGGAAGATGAACCTGGAGCCCAGGATAGACAAGGTCGTTGTCCATATAGGTGTGGGCGAGAGCGGCCAGAGGCTTGTCAATGCGGAGACGATTCTCTCAGAGATCACAGGCCAGACCCCCATCAGGTCCAGGGCGAAGAAGACCCTTCCGGCATTCGGGATAAAAAAGAGAGAGCCTATAGGCACGCGTGTGACGCTCAGAGGCAGGGCAGCCGAGGAATTTCTGGAGACGGCGTTCAAGGTGGTTGGAAGCACAATAAAGAGGAGCCAGTTCGATGAGAACGGCAACTTTGCCTTCGGAATCGAGGAGCACACAGACTTTCCGGGAATGAAGTACGATCCGGAGATAGGGATCTTCGGCATGGATGTGGCGGTATCGCTGAGGAGAGCAGGATACCGTATAGCAGAGAGGCGTGTGGCCCGCAGAAAGCTTCCAAACTCGCATAAGGTCAAGAGGGACGAGGCTATCGAGTTCGTCCAGAAGAGGTTTGGAGTTCGGGTCGTGGAGGCTGCATGAAGAAGAAATTTGGTAGAGGCGCTAACGAATGCAGGCGCTGCGGGAGGAAGCCCGGACTGGTCAGGAAGTACGGCATATACCTGTGCAGACAGTGCTTCCGTGAGATCGCCAGGGAGATGGGCTTCGAGAAATACTCGTAGGTGAAGATTATGTTGCTAGATCCGCTCGCTGATGCGATGTCCACAATAAAGAACGCTGAGAGCGTCGGCAAGCCCGAGTGTATAATCAAGCCGGCATCCAAGCTCATAGCCATGACTCTCAAGGTCATGGCAGATCTGGGGTATATCGGCGAGTTCGAGTTCATCGACGACGGGAAGTCGGGCATGTTCAAGGTCAAACTGCTGGGAAGAATAAACCGCTGTGGTGTCATAAAGCCCAGGTTCGCCACCAAGGTCGCAGAGCTGGAGAAGTGGGAGAGGCGCTTCCTCCCCGCGAGGAACTTCGGGGTGCTGATACTGAGCACCAGCCAGGGTGTGATGCCACACACCGACGCCAGGGCGCGTGGCATAGGCGGCCATCTGCTGGCCTATGTGTACTAGGTGATGATCATGGTCAAAGAGGTGGTTCGTCGTTTGGATATCCCGGATGGCGTTGATGTCCAGATATCAGGCCGTGATGTTAAAGTCAGGGGACCGAAGGGTGAGCTGTCCAGGGAGCTCTGGTATCCGGGCATAGAGATAAAGAGAGAGGACTCAGAGATACTGATCAGATCAGAGGTGACAAAAAAGCAGCACCTGGCCATGGTCGGGACTATAGCTGCACACATCAATAACATGATCAAGGGTGTTACGGACGGCTTTGAGTACAGGATGAAGGTGGTGTACTCGCACTTCCCGATTCAGGTGAAGGTGGCAGATGGAAAGGTTGTCATCAGCAACTTCCTCGGCGAGAGGAAGCCGCGCTTCGCAACAATCATCGGTGATTCCAAGGTCGAGGTCGGCAAGGACGAGATAGTGATCAGGGGCACAGACAGGGAGGCAGTGGGCCAGACGATGGCGAACATAGAGCAGGCCACCAGGGTCAGGGGATTCGATGTGAGGATATTCCAGGATGGAATATACCTGGTGGAGAAGAGGTGAGCAGAGATGGACAGGTTGCTCAGGGTGAGAGCCAGGCAGAAGGCGAAGAAGCCGGAGTTCAGACGCCACGACTCACACAAGAAGGCCAGGCTTAGCGAGAGCTGGCGCAGGCCTAGGGGTCTGCACAACAAGCTCAGACAGCAGGTCAGAGCGAAAGGGCGTCTTGTTAGACCCGGCTTCGGGAGCCCGAGGGCTGTTCGGGGCCTGCACCCCTCAGGATTCAGGGAGGTTCTGGTGAGATGCGTGGACGACCTGAAGAAGGCCGAGGGATGTGCGATCAGGATCGCCAGGACCGTCGGAATGCGCAAGAGGGAGAAGATCGAGGCCATGGCCAGGGAGATGAACCTGAAGATACTGAACCCGAAGACCGGAGGCGAGTGAGGTGCCCAACTTCAGCGTTCAGAGAAGGCTGGCAGCAAGCGAGCTCGGTGTCGGAGAGAGCCGGGTGTGGATCAACCCGGACCCGGAGGTGGCCAGCGAGCTGGCTGATGCCATCACAAGAGAGGATATACGTGCTCAGATCGAGGCCGGCAATATAAAGGCAAAGCCCAGGAAGGGCAACAGCCGTGCCAGGTTCAGGTTGAGAGCTGAGAAGAGGGCATACGGCCACAGGAAAGGGCCCGGCCGCAGAAGGGGTGCAAAGGGCGCCAGAGCCTCTCCAAAGGAGGTCTGGATCAGCAGGATCAGAGCACTCCGGAGGCGTCTCCGGGAGATGAGGGATAGCGAGAAGATCGACAGACACGCATACAGGCTGCTGTACAGAAAGGCGAAAGGCGGAGAGTACAGGAGCATTGCGCATCTCGATGCTTACATCAAGGCGAAAGGCCTTATGAGAGAGTGATGCTATTTGGCTACAGGACCGCGATACAGGGTGCCCTTCAGGAGGCGGAGAGAGGGCAGGACCGACTACCATGTCAGATACAGGCTCATCCTCTCCAGAAAGCCGAGGGTGGTCGTCAGGAAGGGCAATGCAAATATCACAATACAGCTGATCATCGCTGAGCTCAAGGGTGACAGGACGCTGCTCACAGTCAGCTCGAAGGAGCTCAGAAAATACGGTTTCCAGCACAGCACGGGCAACGTGCCCGCAGCTTACCTCACGGGATTGCTTTTCGGCAAGAAGATGCTCGCACTGGGGTATGATGAGGGCATACTCGACATAGGTCTGCACTCGAACTCCAGGGGGAGCAGGGTGTATGCCGCCCTTAAAGGAGTTGTTGATGCTGGAGTGAACGTGCCCCACAGCCCTGAGGTCTTCCCGGACGACTCAAGGATCCGTGGAGAGGTCATAAGGGACTACACCGGAGTGGACGTGGTCTCACAGTTCGAGGCCGCGAGGGAGAGGATACTGGGGTGAGATCATGATCAAGGGTTACGAGACTGAAGAGGAATGGATACCGAAGACCAGGCTCGGCAGACTTGTCTACGAGGGACAGGTCACGACGTTCGAGGAGGCGGTCAGGTCTGGCCTTCCCATCAAAGAGCATCAGATTATAGATCTTCTGCTCCCCGGCCTCGAGGATGAGGTCCTGGACATAACCATGGTGCAGAGGATGACCGACTCCGGGCGAAGGGTGAAGTTCAGAACCACGGTCATAGTCGGGAACAGGGACGGATACATCGGCATAGGCCACGGCAAGGACGTCCAGGTTGGCGGGGCCATCAAGAAGGGCATAGAGAACGCGAAGCTCAATGTCGTCCGGATCAACAGAGGCTGCGGGAGCTGGGAGTGCGGCTGCGGCCAGGCGCACACCGTGCCGTACAAGGTATCTGGTAGCTCAGGCAGCGTCAGGATATACCTCATGCCCGCACCCAGGGGCCTCGGGCTGGCTGCCGGAGATGTGGCCAAGAAGGTCATGGAGATGGCCGGCATAAAGGACGTCTGGACTAGGACAGAGGGATCGACGAGGACAACCCTGAACTTCGCCAAGGCGACCTACAATGCGCTCCTTAACACCATAACTGTGAGGTCTTGAGGATGTACGCGATAATCAGGCTCAGGGGAGAGGTCAACACGAAGCCTCAGATCAGGGATACCCTGAGCATGCTCCGTCTCCACAGGGTGAACCACTGCGTGTTTGTGAGGGAGGATGAGCACTACCGCGGGATGATCCAGGTGGTCAAGGACTACGTCGCCTGGGGAAGGGCAGACGCGGATCTGCTCGCCATGGTTCTGGAAAGACGCGGCAGGCTCAGCGGAAACAGACGCCTTACAGATGATCTGGTCCGTCAGATCTCTCCGTACAAGAGCATACGCGAGCTTGCGGAGGCTGTATGCGCAGGTGCTGCAAGCCTGAAGGACTTCGGCATAAAGCCGGTGTTCAGGCTACACCCCCCACGCAAGGGCCACCGCGGGATAAAGAAGAGCGTCAAGGAAGGCGGAGAGCTTGGATATCACGAATCGATAGCCGAGCTCATAAAGAAGATGAGGTGATATCATGGTCAGGGAGCATACGAAGGAGAAGCGTGGTCACAGAACCTACCACGGAAAGCACAAGAACCAGAGGGGAGGCGGCTCCAGAGGCGGGCGCGGCAACGCTGGCACATGCAAGCACCACTGGGTCCGCTCGATAATACGCGGAGAGCCCATGGGCAAGCACGGGTTCGTGCGGCCAAACTCATTCGACATCGAGACCATCAATGTCGGCGTTCTGAACGAGATGGTTGGGCCGGAGGGCAGGATAGAGCTGCACGGTGTGAAGGTTCTGGGAAAGGGAAGGGTCACAAGAAGGCTTACAGTCGCCGCAGCTGCCTTCTCCAGCTCAGCCAGGAGCAAGATCGAGGCAGCTGGCGGTGAAGCCGTGGTATTATGAACCAGCAAAGTTTCTTCTACGCGATAGAGCCGTTCGTCAAGAGGCTCCCTGCCGTGGAGAGGCCTGCTGGACATGTCCACTTCAAGAGAAAGCTCGGGTGGACGGTCGGAATACTCCTTCTCTACTTTGTGCTCTCCAACATCCCTCTCTTCGGCCTCTCCAAGCACTCCATCGACCTTTTCGGCTACTACAGGGCGTTCTTCGCGGGCTCCTTTGGATCTCTGATGCTCCTGGGAATAGGCCCGATAGTCACAGCATCCATAGTCCTTCAGCTCCTCGTCGGTGCTGAGATAATAAAGCTCAATCTGAGGGATCCGAGGGACCAGGCGATATTCCAGGGGACCCAGAAGGCCCTGGTCTTCGTGATGATCGTTGTCGAGGCTCTCCCCCAGATCACCGGTGGGTACCTGCTCCCGGACCAGACGCTCGCCACAACGCTTGGGGTATCACTCTCCATGATCTCGCTCATCATATTCCTCCAGGTGTGCCTGGGCGGCGTTCTGATACTGTACATGGACGAGGTAGTCTCCAAGTGGGGAATCGGCTCTGGTGTCGGCCTCTTCATAGTCGCGGGCGTGAGCCAGCAGCTTGTCACAGGTTTGTTCAACTGGGCAACTGGAGACGGTGGTCTCCCCATAGGGATCATCCCAAAATGGATATCGATAATCAGGCTCGGGCTCATAGGGCTGGATGAGATCTTCACGTCAGAGGGCCTGAAGTTCATATTCGTTACAGGCGGGCTCCTTGCGCTCATATCCACGGTGGGGATAATACTTCTGGTCGTGTTCGTCGAGAGCACCAGGATCGAGATCCCGCTGGCGCACAGCAGGGTGAGGGGTGCCAGGGGAAGGTTCCCCGTGAAGCTCGTGTACGCAAGCGTTCTGCCGATGATCCTGGTAAGGGCGCTTCAGGCAAACATCGAGATGGTCGGCGCGCTGCTCACCGCAAAGCTGGGGACTGTGACGACAGCTGAGACGACCGCCGAGGGCGTCAGGATCGTCTACACCGGCTACCAGAGCTGGCTAGGGACGTTTCTCTCATCAGCGAAGTTCGATGCAGCCACAGGTGCTCCGATAAGCGCGACATCCCCGCAGCCTGTATCAGGGCTGATGTACTACCTCTCGCCGATCCACGGGCCGAGCGACTGGATCCCGAGCATGGTCTCCCAGTCGACGCCTGGTCTTGTGGAGCTTGGAATAAACCCGATAGCAGGATGGCAGATCTGGCTCCACCTGCTCACGGATACGGCCTTCCTGATAATAGGCGGCATAATATTCGCCATATTCTGGATCGAGACGACCGGTATGGGGGCGAAGAGCATAGCCGCAAAGATTCACGCGTCAGGCCTCCAGATACCGGGATACAGGAGAAGTCCGGCCAGCATAGAGCGGCTCATGGAGCGGTACATCCCAAAGGTGACGGTCATCGGCGGCGCGATTATCGGGCTGCTCACCGTGATAGCGAGCCTCCTGGGGACGCTCGGAGGCGCAGGAGGTACAGGCCTGCTGCTCGCGGTCTCTATAATGTACAGGCTCTATGAGCAGATCGCCAGCGAGCAGATCCAGGAGATGTACCCGATGATGCAGAGGATCTTCGGAGAGAGCGCATGAGGTCCAGGATCGTAGAATCGATCGATAGGGTTGCGCTCAGCGTGGGCGCTGTGCTCACCATCGGAATAATGGTGAGCCACGAGTTCAGGGTTGCCATAGGCATGGCCATGGAGCTGGTCATAGGATGGCTTCCGGAGATACTGCCGTTCCACATGGTGCTCTTCGTGCTCGCTGCGATAACAGGCCTGTACGCAAGCCTCATACAGAAATACACGATGGACTGGGATTTCCTGAGGGAGCAGCAGATGAAGATGCGGGAGTTCCAGGCTGAGCTCAGGGCAGCCCAGCTCGCAGGCGATCAGGCCCGTGTCCAGCAGCTCCAGAACAAGCAGCTGGAGATGATGGGCGACCAGAGTAAGATGATGAAGATGCAGCTGAAGCCAATGGCTTACATCGGAATCGTCTCTGTGCCGCTCTTCATGTGGGCTTATCTCTACATAGACCAGCACAGCATAACCATGGTCTTCCCGTTCTGGGGAGAGCAGAACATCAACCAGATCGTCTGGGGGCCGATACTCTACTGGTTCTACTGGTACTTCGTCTGCTCGATCCCGATATCCCAGATAATAAGAAAAGCGCTTGACATTGGCGGTATGGAATGATCATAACAATCAGCGGTCCACCGGGCTCTGGAACGAGCACGCTTGCGAGGGGGCTCTCCGAGGCGCTCGGCCTGAGATGGGTCAACTCAGGTGATCTCTTCAGGAGGATTGCAGCAGAGCGCGGGCTGACGCTGAAGGAGCTCGGGCGGCTTGCAGAGCAGGGGCCTGAGATCGATTACATGATCGATGACGCACAGCGGAGCCTCGCGAAGAACGGCAGCGGTATCTTCGAGGGCAGGCTTGCTGGCCACATGCTCGATGCAGACCTGAAGATCATGCTCAAGACCTCGCTGAGTGTGAGGGCCAGCAGGATAGCGAAGAGGGAGAACAAGTCTCTTGAGGAGGCCCTCTCAGAGGCCAGGGCGCGGGAGGAGTGCGAGGCCAGAAGATACAGGATGTACTACAACATAGACATCAGCGACCTGAGCATATACGATCTGATAATCGATACAGGCAGATGGGACGAGAAGGGCACGCTATCGATCGCACTTGCAGCCGTCAGAGCACTGAGATAGGTATGGCATCCAGATCAGGAATCCCCAGAACGCGGCTTCCCGCG is a genomic window containing:
- a CDS encoding 50S ribosomal protein L5; protein product: MNLEPRIDKVVVHIGVGESGQRLVNAETILSEITGQTPIRSRAKKTLPAFGIKKREPIGTRVTLRGRAAEEFLETAFKVVGSTIKRSQFDENGNFAFGIEEHTDFPGMKYDPEIGIFGMDVAVSLRRAGYRIAERRVARRKLPNSHKVKRDEAIEFVQKRFGVRVVEAA
- a CDS encoding 30S ribosomal protein S14, producing the protein MKKKFGRGANECRRCGRKPGLVRKYGIYLCRQCFREIAREMGFEKYS
- a CDS encoding 30S ribosomal protein S8; translated protein: MMLLDPLADAMSTIKNAESVGKPECIIKPASKLIAMTLKVMADLGYIGEFEFIDDGKSGMFKVKLLGRINRCGVIKPRFATKVAELEKWERRFLPARNFGVLILSTSQGVMPHTDARARGIGGHLLAYVY
- the rpl6p gene encoding 50S ribosomal protein L6 codes for the protein MVKEVVRRLDIPDGVDVQISGRDVKVRGPKGELSRELWYPGIEIKREDSEILIRSEVTKKQHLAMVGTIAAHINNMIKGVTDGFEYRMKVVYSHFPIQVKVADGKVVISNFLGERKPRFATIIGDSKVEVGKDEIVIRGTDREAVGQTMANIEQATRVRGFDVRIFQDGIYLVEKR
- a CDS encoding 50S ribosomal protein L32e, whose product is MDRLLRVRARQKAKKPEFRRHDSHKKARLSESWRRPRGLHNKLRQQVRAKGRLVRPGFGSPRAVRGLHPSGFREVLVRCVDDLKKAEGCAIRIARTVGMRKREKIEAMAREMNLKILNPKTGGE
- a CDS encoding 50S ribosomal protein L19e, which gives rise to MPNFSVQRRLAASELGVGESRVWINPDPEVASELADAITREDIRAQIEAGNIKAKPRKGNSRARFRLRAEKRAYGHRKGPGRRRGAKGARASPKEVWISRIRALRRRLREMRDSEKIDRHAYRLLYRKAKGGEYRSIAHLDAYIKAKGLMRE
- a CDS encoding 50S ribosomal protein L18, which encodes MATGPRYRVPFRRRREGRTDYHVRYRLILSRKPRVVVRKGNANITIQLIIAELKGDRTLLTVSSKELRKYGFQHSTGNVPAAYLTGLLFGKKMLALGYDEGILDIGLHSNSRGSRVYAALKGVVDAGVNVPHSPEVFPDDSRIRGEVIRDYTGVDVVSQFEAARERILG
- a CDS encoding 30S ribosomal protein S5; amino-acid sequence: MIKGYETEEEWIPKTRLGRLVYEGQVTTFEEAVRSGLPIKEHQIIDLLLPGLEDEVLDITMVQRMTDSGRRVKFRTTVIVGNRDGYIGIGHGKDVQVGGAIKKGIENAKLNVVRINRGCGSWECGCGQAHTVPYKVSGSSGSVRIYLMPAPRGLGLAAGDVAKKVMEMAGIKDVWTRTEGSTRTTLNFAKATYNALLNTITVRS
- a CDS encoding 50S ribosomal protein L30; its protein translation is MYAIIRLRGEVNTKPQIRDTLSMLRLHRVNHCVFVREDEHYRGMIQVVKDYVAWGRADADLLAMVLERRGRLSGNRRLTDDLVRQISPYKSIRELAEAVCAGAASLKDFGIKPVFRLHPPRKGHRGIKKSVKEGGELGYHESIAELIKKMR
- a CDS encoding uL15m family ribosomal protein, with the translated sequence MVREHTKEKRGHRTYHGKHKNQRGGGSRGGRGNAGTCKHHWVRSIIRGEPMGKHGFVRPNSFDIETINVGVLNEMVGPEGRIELHGVKVLGKGRVTRRLTVAAAAFSSSARSKIEAAGGEAVVL
- the secY gene encoding preprotein translocase subunit SecY; the encoded protein is MNQQSFFYAIEPFVKRLPAVERPAGHVHFKRKLGWTVGILLLYFVLSNIPLFGLSKHSIDLFGYYRAFFAGSFGSLMLLGIGPIVTASIVLQLLVGAEIIKLNLRDPRDQAIFQGTQKALVFVMIVVEALPQITGGYLLPDQTLATTLGVSLSMISLIIFLQVCLGGVLILYMDEVVSKWGIGSGVGLFIVAGVSQQLVTGLFNWATGDGGLPIGIIPKWISIIRLGLIGLDEIFTSEGLKFIFVTGGLLALISTVGIILLVVFVESTRIEIPLAHSRVRGARGRFPVKLVYASVLPMILVRALQANIEMVGALLTAKLGTVTTAETTAEGVRIVYTGYQSWLGTFLSSAKFDAATGAPISATSPQPVSGLMYYLSPIHGPSDWIPSMVSQSTPGLVELGINPIAGWQIWLHLLTDTAFLIIGGIIFAIFWIETTGMGAKSIAAKIHASGLQIPGYRRSPASIERLMERYIPKVTVIGGAIIGLLTVIASLLGTLGGAGGTGLLLAVSIMYRLYEQIASEQIQEMYPMMQRIFGESA
- a CDS encoding EMC3/TMCO1 family protein — its product is MRSRIVESIDRVALSVGAVLTIGIMVSHEFRVAIGMAMELVIGWLPEILPFHMVLFVLAAITGLYASLIQKYTMDWDFLREQQMKMREFQAELRAAQLAGDQARVQQLQNKQLEMMGDQSKMMKMQLKPMAYIGIVSVPLFMWAYLYIDQHSITMVFPFWGEQNINQIVWGPILYWFYWYFVCSIPISQIIRKALDIGGME
- the cmk gene encoding (d)CMP kinase, which produces MIITISGPPGSGTSTLARGLSEALGLRWVNSGDLFRRIAAERGLTLKELGRLAEQGPEIDYMIDDAQRSLAKNGSGIFEGRLAGHMLDADLKIMLKTSLSVRASRIAKRENKSLEEALSEARAREECEARRYRMYYNIDISDLSIYDLIIDTGRWDEKGTLSIALAAVRALR